The Actinosynnema mirum DSM 43827 genomic interval AGCCGTTGAAGACGATCGCGACCCGGCTGCCGCCCTTGCCGTCCACATCGACCGGCTTCATCTTCGAGATCATGTGCTGTAGGAACAGCAGCGAGCCGTCGTTGATGCGAGGAAGTCCCGCACCGAACCGGCCGCTCTCACCGAGCATTTTGTGTTCCCGCTCGACCGTCTCCTGGACCTTCTTCCAGTCCACGCCGAACGGTGGGTTGGCCAGTACGTAGTCGAACGTGGCGTGCGCGTGGCTGTCGTCGCTGAACGAGTTGCCGAACTTGATGTTCTCCGGGTCTTGCCCCTTGATCATCATGTCGGAACGGCAGATGGCCCAGGACTCCGGGTTGAGCTCCTGCCCGAAGACCTTGACCGTGGCGTCCTTGTTGTGCTTCGTAATCTCCTCTTCAGCGGCGCTGAGCATGCCGCCGGTGCCGCAGGCCGGGTCCAGGACCGTCCGGACGGCACCGGGAACGCTGAGCACGTCGCTGTCCGGGGCGATCAGGAGTTTTACCATCAGATCGATGACCTCGCGCGGCGTGAAGTGCTCACCGGCGGTCTCGTTGGACTGCTCTGCGAAGCGGCGGATTAGTTCTTCGAAGATGTATCCCATCTGATGGTTGGTGACCACTTCAGGGCGCAGGTCCAAGTCGGCGAACCGCCCCAGAACCTGATACAGCAGGTCCGCAGCATCTAGCTTCTTCACCTGCTGGGCGAACTCGTAGCGTTCCAGTACCTCGCGGGCGTTGGGCGAAAAAGCGCCGAGGTACTCGTTGAGGTACTTGGCGGCGTGCGTTGCGTCGCCTGCGATTGCCTTCAGTGTGTATGTGCTGGTGTTGTAGAAGCTGTGCCCGGATGCTTTGCGGAGGAACCGGTCGGGGTCCATCTCGCGGTCCGCAAACCGTTCCGCAGTCTCCAGGACTTTGTCCTTGGTCGGCGTGAGAACACATTCTAGGCGGCGCAGCACGGTGAACGGCAGGATCACCTTGCCGTAGTCGGATTGCTTGTAGTCACCGCGCAAGAGGTCGGCGACGGACCAGGCGTGGTTCGCCAGTTCCGTGTGCTTGCTGCTGTTCAACGAATTCCCTTCACGAAGTCCGTCTGTTGGTGGACGGCTACGGCTGGCGTGCTCGATGTCAGGTGCGACGGCGGTGCTGCTTCAGGGGCAGTCAACGTCGGGTGGTGCCAGTGCGCCACTGGTCAGGCCTGCGGCTAGCGTGCCAGCTGTCTCGGTGGCCAGCTTTGCCACCTGCCGTGCAGTGGTGCGAAGCTCGTGCATTTGCCGGAAAGCTCCGCCGTAGCGGCGCTGCTCGATCAGCGGTAGGAGCGGTACGCGCAGCCTTCGGGGATCGATGTGGACGGCTGTGGTGCCGGTTGAGGCGCTGCTGACGTTGTCGGCAGCGGACAGGAACCCAGCCAGGAACCAGGGGTCCAGACGGTCAGGTGCTGGACGGAAGAGGTGCACGTGCAGTCCGAGCAGGCATCCAGCGTCCTCCCCGTCGGCGACACGCGCCGCGGCTCCTCGGCCGGCCGCCACGCCGGACAACAGGACGTCACCCGGCTCGATCAGCACAAAAATCGCGCTGCGCTGCTCATCAGCGCCAGCTGAAGCACGCGCATCGGTCGCCACGTCGCGACCCGTCAGGACGCGGCGGCTCGCGGGCTCCTCAGGGAGGTTGATTTCCTTCGATCCGCGCACAGCAGGAACGGTGCGGTGCAGAGTCAGCGCACCGCCGCGCGACAAGTCGGCGACCGTTGCTGTGCGCCATGATCGCGACTCCTCTCCCACCGGTCGCCAACCAGCAGGGATGGGTGACGCGGCCAACGTCGTAGCACTCTCCGTCAACCGGTCGCGCAGCTCGTTCGCGTGCTTCGCGACCGCGATCGGGTCAGCGGTGGACGCGGAGATCCGGACGTGACGGGCTGGGGAGACGTCAACGAGGTCATCGAGTAGATCGATCGCAGGGATGGCACGCGTGGTGCCGGGGGCATCTGTGAAACATTCCGGGTTCGGTGAGAATGCCCGCCAATGGCCCAGGACGGTCGCGCTCAGCGTGTCCCACCCCACAACTTGCCGTCCCGCTTGTACGCGGGGTGACGTCCGCCCCGTCGAACCCCGGTGCGCTTCTGGGGGGTGGGTGTGCTGTTCGCCTGCGGTGTCGATGAACAGCACGGTCCGTCGGTCGGCACCGCCTGGCTCGGGGCGGCGAAGGACCCATATCTGCAGGCCGACGTGCAGGGGAGCCGCAGCACCAGGCGGCAGCGCGACCACGGCGCGCAGGGTGCCGCTGCGTAGGAGTTCGGCGCGGATCGGCCTACCGGAGCGGCGTGACGCCACGGCGGGCGGCATGAGCACAACGGCGTGTCCGCCCGGCCTCAGGTGAGCGAGGCAGTGCTGGACCCAGGCCAGTTCCGACTCTCCCTTAGGGGGAACGCCGTAGACCCAGCGACGGTCGTAGGCGAGTTCCTCGGCACCCCAGTTGCGGATGTTGAACGGCGGGTTCGACACGACGACGTCAGCCACGAGCTCTGGGAAAGCGTCGTTCCGCAGCGAATCACCGGATCGAACGCTGGCCTCGCCTGCGGCGAACGCGAGTCGTGCGATGGCGACTTGTGCCAGCGACGGGTCCAGCTCCTGGCCGACCGGTCGAATGCCCGGTTCTGAGCGCACCGCTGCGCGCAGCAGTGCTCCGGTGCCGCACGCTGGGTCGAACACGGTGCCGTGAGGTTCGGTGAGATCGACCATCAACCGGGCGAGTTCTCGCGGCGTCACTGCCACACCTCGCCAGTTCGCCTCGACGAACCGGTCGTGCAACTGCTCGAAGGCGGCTTCGGCCCCGTCCTCTGAGGCGAGCGCGTCGAGAGCGTTGCGGGTGTTCTCGTCGAACATCTTTCCGGAGGAGCCGTTTGCCAGATATGTGCCAGCAGCGGCCAGTGCATCGCTGATCAAGTCGGTACCGGAAGCCGCTTCCAAGTGCTGCCAGACGAGTTCACGGCCAGACAGCGCGTTGAGCTTTCCCTGTCCCTGCAACCAGGCCTGCACCTCGGAGAGCTTGAACACGGGGCTGGTGTCGGTGCCGCCCGCTGGCTGCGGGAAGTCCTCATGGCGGCGACGCCAGTTGCTGACTGCGGCACGGCCGACCCCGGAGAGACGGGCGATCTCCGCAGCGGTGACTGCGGCTTCCTCGGTCATGAGCGCCTCCTCTAGCTTCCTCCGGTGAACATACAATACCGGGTAAATGCTTGTTGACATAGTTCACAGGCGTTGCGTCCGTTGATGCGTCACCTCGGTAATGCAAGAGTGTTCTCAGGCGTGCATCCCATGCGACCTGCGCGAACTGCTGTTCGACCAGATCGCCGCAGCGGAGGTGCCCGAGCTAGTCAAAGAGTTCGTTCTGGCTGCGTTCGACGGTGCCGAGGCGCTCGCCGCCGTCCTGGTCGGTGGCGCGTACTCCGCCGAGCTCGTGCTGACCGGTGAGAACCTGCGGTGGAGCGCAGAGCGGCACAACCAGACCCTGTGGCGCGACGGCTGGCGCAACCTGCACGAAACGGGTGAGGTGGAGATCGGCATTGATCTCGTCGCAGCGGGCGTGCCCAGTCTCATCACAGTGCCGCATGACGTAGGTGGACGGTCAAAACCTCGACGCTGGAGCCATGGAAACTGACATGAAGCTCTACCTCCCTTCCCGTCCTTCGGCGAACTCGGGACGTTGGTGGACGGCAGGCCCAGCGAGTTACCGCGACGCGCTGCAGCGGTGTTCGGTCTCAGGGGCCTCGACGACGCACTGCGGCGTTTGAAGAGCAGGCGCGGGAACTCGACAGGCAAGTGAAGGTGCTCAAGGAGCAGAAGGGTGCGCTGCTCGCGGAACTCGTAGAGGTCGACGACAAGTGCGTTCGTCGGGCCGAGACGCTGTTGCGCAGCACCAGGCCTCACCTCGATGCCGTAGTGGAGATCGCGCTTGGTGACGATTCCAGCGCGCCTGAGGGCGCAGGGCTCCGAGCACTGCTGGTGCTTACCGTGCGTACCGCAGAGCGCACTGGCGTACCACGACGACCACAGGGGCGGCCTCTGCCCGGTGTGCGCCAGCGGCGAGCTGGACGTTCGGTGGCGTCAACGCGCGGAGAAGCGTCTCGTGCATCTCCGCGAGGCGAGCGCGGCCCGTGAAGCGTTGAACAACGCGATGAGCAATGCCAACAGGTTGATCACGCCTGTTCCTGAGGTTCTGCGGCACCTCGCGCACGCCCTCGCGGTGGTCCACCCGCGCTGGTGGCCGCGCTCGACGAGGCGAAGGCATCGCGCCGTTCTCCGAGCGTTCCCAGGTGATCTGGCAGGAACTGCGCTGGCGGAGCGGCGTGGAGCTGGGAGCGATCAAACTGGAAGGAACGCACACTTGGCGCCGGGGCACGCTGGGCGTGACCGTCGACGGTATCGACACGACCGCGCTGGGTGTGATGATCCCGACCGCGCTGCAAGGGCTGGGCCTGTTGCTGTTCCGCCCCAAGCTGCGGTCGACACCAGCCCATTCCGGTTCCTGATCATCGACGACCCCGTTCATGCGATGGACCTCGCGAAGGGTGACGGTCTGGCCCGCGTGCTCGCTGCAGTCGCGAAGACCAGGCAGGTCGTCATGTTCAGCCACGATTACCGGCTCGCTGAGGCAGTACGCCGGCTGCCTGAGCGCTCAACGACATGGGAGGTGCAGCGCCGCGACCTGTCCGCAGCGGCGCAGGTTCGTGCACCGATCCAATCGACCGTTATCCAGACGACGCCAAATCCTTGGCCTGCACCGATGAGATGTCCGATGAGCTCGCCGGGAGCTGGTCGTCGTGTGTTGCCCCAGTGCGCTGGAAGCCGCAGTCCACAGCAAGGTCCGCGCCAGCCGCCTCGCACGGGGGTGAGTCCTATGCGGCCGTGGAGGACGCTTTTGCCAAGGTGACCACGACGCATCAGAGGATGGGGCTGTCGGACTTCGACGACGCGGGTCTCGGTCCAGGCCTGCTCGGCTGGTTGAACACCAAGGGGAGGTGGGCTGGAAACGACTTGCAGAACTGCAAGACGGGTGCGCACATCGGATTCTTCGGAGACCTGCGGGGGCTGATCGAAGACCCCGAGCGGCTGGCCCGATCAGTGGTGCGGGGGTGACACCGACATCCGAGTACGGCTCGATCCTGCTGAGCAGGTGCTCGCCCGCCCCGGCCTCGTCAGCAACTGGCCGCGCTGCAGGGCGTGGCTCATTCGCCTCGCGCTCGAACGCGCATTGAGCCATTTTCATCGTGATGGCGCAGGTCACAGTGCAGGCTGAGCAGTGAGGAGCGCGGTGGGCGAGGCTCCCGGTAAGACAGCGGTCGACCAAGATCCGATGCCCCAACCGGGAGCCTCGCCGTGCTGTCCTACCCTGCCGCGATTCCGCTGTCCAACCACACCCTCATCCGCCTGGCCGATCTCATCCGCGCCGAGCGGACGCGGCTTCGAACGCGGTGGCGGCGGCTCGATCCCGGTCGTCAGGCGCTGCCCGTACTCGCCCACCTGCGCAACGGCGACACCCGCACCCGCCTCGCCGCCGGGTTCGACATCTCCCACAGCACCGCCTGGCGCCACGTCCGTGAAGCGGTAGACCTTCTCGTCGCCCTGGCCGACGACCTCCGCACCGCAGGTGAACGCGCTGCCCGACTGGCCTACGCCATCCTGGACGGCACCCTCGTCCCGATCGACCGCGCCACGAACCGGAAGCCCTACCACTCGGGCAAACACCGGCGCCACGGCGTCAACGTCCAGATCCCAGCCGACCCGGCGGGTCGGTTGGTGTGGGCCTCGGCGACATCGCCCGGAGCCGTCCACGACCTGACCGCGGCCCGCACACACGACCTGATCGACATGCTGACCACCCACGACGTCACCACCTTCGCCGACAAGGCGTATCAAGGGGCGGGCGGCACGGTGCGCGCACTCCGTTCAAGCGCCACGCCGCACGTCCGCGGCTGTCACGCGGCCAGAAGGCGGTCAACCGGGCACATGCCCGCATCCGCGCCCTCGGCGAACGCGCCGTGTCGCTGCTCAAGGGCTGGAAAGTGCTGGTCAAGCTGCGCTGCTGTCCGCGCCGGGCCACCGCGATCGTCGCGGCCATCCTCGTTCTGCACCACATCGAGACCCGCCCCCAACCACGATGAAAAAGGTTCATTGGTCCAATTTTGGTCATCGCACTGCCCTGAACTCGCTTCGTGCTCAGATGCCCGCACTGGGCAGGTTCGTCGACGCGCAGACGCAGCACCACGTCAGCGAACTGTGGCACGTGGCGAACTGGTCGGGGCATCACCACCACTACGAGTTGGCGCCTGTGTCAGCAGAACTGCGCAGGTGGCTTGATGAAGCGTTGGTTCTCGTCGCCCGCCGTGCGCAGCCGGTTGAGCCAGCCCAGTTTTGAGAGAGTTTTGCAGGACCGAAGCGAATCAGCATGATCATCCTTCGCCTGTCGGAGCGTCGGGTCTGGTGGGCGGCGGGCAGCTCAGCGGCGACTCCCCGGAGGACGTGGTGGCCTTCTTCGTGCGGGGCTTCGGCGGCGACGTGCGGTTCGGGTGGCGGACGGGCAGGTGCTGCGGGACGTGGTTGTGGGCCGGACCGCCGTTGTGAGCGGGGGCGGTCCGGCCGGGGCGTGAGCGGGTCAGGCGATGCGCACCTCGCGCACCAGCTCCTCCGCCAGACCCGCGCGCTCGGCCAGCCAGCCCGCCCACTCGGGCAGCAGGGACAGCTCCGCCAGCATCGTCGGGACGCCCGCGTCCCGGTCGGCCTGGATCGACTCGCGGACGCACTCGACGCGGCGTGGTGACACGAGGGCGTGGGTGCCCTCCGCGGTCTTCTCCACCCAGTCGAGCGCCAGGGTCTCGACGGTCTCGTCGTCCGGGGTCGCGCCGTGGCGGGTGTGGTGCCAGGTGGTGAACTCCTCTGCCATTCGGGCGGCCTGCTGCTCCACGGGCAGGGGGGCGGGGAGGTGGACGCCCCGGTCGCGCACGAGGGCGATCAGGTCCTGGGCGCGGCGCTGCGCGCGGTACCAGTTCCGCAGCGCCTGGTCGGTCTCCACGCCGATGACCGAGTCCAGCAGGACCGTGCCGCCCGCCAGCACGATCGCCAACACCTCCGGGGACACGCCCTCGACGAGCGGGACGGTCTGCTCTCCGGTGCTCGTCCGCCATGCCGCCTCGGCCGCCGCCACGTCCGGGAACGCGCCGGGCGCGGGGAGCTCCACGGCGAAGTCGGTGACGTCGTAGTCGAACAGGAACACCGAGCGGTCCACGCCGTCGGGGTAGGCGTAGCCGGCGATCACCGCGCCGCGCGTGCCGTGCGCGTCGCGCAGCGACCACAGCTCGCCGGTCGGGGCGACGCCGCCCAGCACGGCCAACCAGCTCGGCACACCGCCCGCCGCGCCCAGCTCGCCCGCGCAGCGCTCGATCGCGGACTCCGCCGCCGAGGCCAGCTCCGGCGCGCCGATCGACAGCATCCCGTGCAGCAACCGCCACGGGCCCTTCCAAGCACCGGTCGACAGATCCTCGGAGTGCGCCAGCACCTGCTCGGCCGCCCGGTCGGCGACCTCCCGCGCCCACGCGGTGAACCGCAGGCCCGTCGCGCCCTCCACGCGCGTCCGCTCCACCAGCCGCTCGCCCAGCAGCAGCGAGGTCGCCTCCTCCAGCTCCAGCGGTCCGCGCGCGGCCACTAGGGCGTCCGACCCGGCCAGCGCGGTGGCGGTGGCGGCGGAGAACCAGTTCGGGCGCGGCGGGACCAGGGCCTCCAGCGCCCCCTTCGGGAAGACCCGCTTGCCGGGCTTCTTGGCCTTCTTCTTGCGGTTTCGGGACACCGGTGACATGCCCCGACGCTATCCACCGGCCCGTCAGGGCGATCAGGGGGCTGCACCCGTACGGCCCAACCGCCCGTGCCCCGTGGAACAATCGCCCCCGCGACGGCACGCTGCCGCTGGTGTGCCACCGGGTGGTGCGAAGGTGTGGTTGGCATGGGCTCTCGGGACGGTGGGCTGCCCACCGCGTTAGGTGATGTCGCTGACCTGCCCGGTTGGGTCGAGCGGCTGTTCGACGGATTCGGGATCGCGGTCGTCCTGTGCGACTTGGGCGGTGTCGTGCGGCACATCAGCTCGGCCGCACTGGGGCTGCTGCCCGGACTCGTGGTCGGGCGGGGTGTGCCCGGCGCCCGTGAGGGCGGGTTCGAGGTCGTGGTGGGGGTGTCCGTCGTCATTGGGCGGTTCCGCGAGCTCGGGGACGGGTGGGGCGCTTGGGTTCTGCGGGACGTGGGGGATGAGCGGGCTCGGGAAGTCGCGGTTCGGCGGGCTGGGGTTCGGGCCGACTTCCTCGCTCGGGCCAGTCGGCAGCTCGGGTTGTCGTTGAACCCCGCCCGGACCGTGCGGGCCGTCGTGGAGCTGGCCACCGAGCTGGGGCGGGCCGCGACCGTTGTGCTCGTCGACGGGACTTACGCGCACGGGGAACGTGGCGGGAGCACGCGGATCGGGCGGTGGGAGCGGGAGCTGCTGCCCGGTGTGCTGGTGGACGCGCTTGAGGGGGCCGCCTCCGGGGTCGAGCGGCACCACGCCGGGCACCTCGGGGGGAGCGGGTGGAACCCGCTCGTCGACCTCGGTGGGGTGGGGGAGGCGGTCACCGCCCGGTTGTCGGGGAGTGAGCTGGCCGGGCCGGTGCTGGTGGTGTGGGTCGCGGCCGATGACGTGGCGCCGGTCGGTGATCCGGACGGGACCGTGCTGGGGGAGTTCGCGGATCGGGCCGGGGTGGCGTTGGCGGCTGCCCGTGTGCACGCGCAGCAGGTCGCCACCGCCGCGGCGCTTCGGGAGAGCTTGCTTCCGGGAGCCCTGCCGGATGTCGCCGGGGTGGACTTCGGGGCCCAGTACCGGCCTGCCACGGGGATCGGGGCGCTCGGGGGCGACTTCTACGAGGTCTCGCCGGACGGGCGGGCGTTCGTGTTCGGGGACGTCGTGGGGGAAGGGGCCCGCGCTGCGGTTGTGGGTGGGCGGGTTCGGCAGGTGCTCGGGGCGCTTCGGCTGGTGGGACTGCCGCCCCGGCGGGCGTTGCGGGTGGTCAACGAGTCGCTCGTGGAGAGCGGCGACGGGCGGGGCGGGGTGGTCACGGCCGTCGTGGGGGTGATCGAGCCGCGCGGGGACGGGGGTGTCCGGGTCGAGCTGACCGGGGGTGGGCACCTCGCTCCGCTCGTGCTGCGCGCCGACGGGTCCGTGCGGGTCGTGGACGTGGGCGGCATGGCGGTCGGGGAGGTCGCGCGGGCGGTGTTCCGCAGTGAGACCGTCGAGCTCGCGGCGGGGGAGAGCTGCGTGTTCTACAGCGATGGGATCACCGGGGCGCGAGGTGGGGTCGGGGGCGAGGAGTACGGGGTCGAGCGGGTGCGGTCGTTGCTCGCGCACTGCCACGTGATGCCCGCGCCCGCCGTCGCGGAGCGGGTCGCGCTGGGGGCGCAGCAGTGGATCTCGGGGGCCGGGCACGGGGACATCGCGGTGCTCGTGGTGCGGGCCGACCCCCGGCGGACCGGGGCGTGAACGGAGCGCGCGTCGAGCTGCTCGCCGCGCTGGGGAACGCGGACGAGGTCGCCGCCACGGAGGTCGTGGTGCGGGTGGTGGAGTCCGGGGTGCCGGTGGAGCGGGTGCTGCTGGAGCTGGTCGCCGGGGTCCAGGTGGAGATCGGGCGGCGGTGGCAGCGGAACCTGTGGAGCACCGCCCAGGAGCACGCGGCCACCACCGTCGTCGAGCGGATCATCGGTGTCGTGGCCGGGCGGGGGAGTCGGGCCGGGGACAAGGGGCACGTCGTGCTCGCCTGCCTGGACGGGGAGTGGCACGCGGTGCCGCCCCGGATCGTCGCGGAGGTGCTGCGGCTGCACGGGTGGCGGGTGGAGTTCCTCGGGGCGAGCGTGCCGGTCGGGCGGCTGGTCGCGCACCTGCACGAGCACGGGCCCGACGCGGTCGCGCTCAGCTGCACCCTCTCCAGCAGCCTGCCGCGCGCCGACCAGGTCGCCACCGCCTGCCTGGGCACCGGGACGCCGGTGCTGGTCGGCGGGCTCGGGTTCGGGGTGGACGGGCGGTGGGCGCGGGCGCTCGGGCTGGACGGCTGGGCGGCCACGGCGACCGCCGCCGCCGAGCTGCTGGAGCAGCCACGCTGGGCGCGCACCGCACCGCCCGCGCCGCGCCGGGTCGTCGACCCCGAGCACGCCGCGCTGCGCGCCCGCCGGGGGGAGCTGGTCGACGTCGTGCTGGCCGCGCTGGCGCCGTTCGCGCCCGAGGCGCCGCTGGAGGACGTGGGGCACCTGGTCGACCACCTGGCGGCCTCGCTCTACGTCGACGACCCCGAGCTGTTCGGGTCCTTCGTGGACTGGAACGCCGACGCGCAGGCCGCGCGAGGTGTCCCGGTGGAAGCGTCGGAGGCGGCGATGAACGCCCTGTCGTGGGTGCTCAGGGACCATCCGCGGGCGCTCCAGCACCTCGGCCACGGGCTGCGTGTGCTGCGAATGGCCTCCTGAGTCATGCCCGGGAGGCGCAGGTGTGATCTCCTTGTGGTGCCACGGCGGCTCGGCACCGCCGTCGTGGGGTGATACCTGGGATGAGGTGTGATGACGTCTGCACGGCGGACCGAGGGGTTGAAGACGTCCACCCGCCAGCTCGACGGCGGCGTGGTGGTGTTCGAGGCGGTGGGGGAGGTGGACATCTCCACGGCGGACGACCTGCGCGAACCGCTGGTCGACCTGGCCGGGGGGATCGCGGCGGGCGGCGTGCTCGTCACCGACCTCACCGGGATCGGGTTCTTCTCCTCGCCCGGCATCGAGGCCCTGCTGATCGCGGACAAGCGGGTGCGCGCGGCGGGTGGGCGGTTGAGGGTGGTCACCTCGCCGGTGGTGCGCAGGGCGCTGGTCGCGGTGGGGCTGCGCCAGGCGCTGGACATGCGCGACGCGCTCGACGACGCGTTGCGCGGTTGACCAGGTGTCGAACGGACCAGGACCGGTCACCCGTGAGCTGACGACCGAGGCGAACGCCCGACAGCGAGGTTGCCCGTGCTAGCCGAACCGCCCAACACACCGGGGTCCGACCCCGCGCCGGGCACCGGGGCGGTGGCCGCGCTGGACGTGGCGGTCGACTGCTCCGACCTCGCCGGGATGCGCCGGGGCGTCCGCGAGGCGCTGACCGACCTGGACGGCCTGTTCGTGCAGGACGTCGAGCTGATCTGCACCGAGCTGGTGGCGAACGCGTGCGACCACGCGGGCTCCCCGCGCAGGCTCGTGCTGCTCCGCCAGGACTTCGACGGCCTGCCCGAGGTGGTCGTCCAGTCCCACGACGGCAGCCCGGAGGCCGCGCCGCGCCTGGGCGTCTCCGCGCTCGGACCGCACCGGGGCCACGGCATGAAGATGGTCGAGTCGCTGTGCCGCGACTGGGGCGTGCGGGTCGACGGGGCGACCAAGGTGGTGTGGGCGGCGCTGCGCGTGCCGTGACCCGGTCCACACCGGACACCCGGTGAGCACCACCCCCCAGCACGTCCCCGATCGCCTGTGAACCGATTCAACGCGGAACGTCGAACCCCGTCCTCCGGAAGTTAGATTCTCTAACGAAGAGGGTTGACGGGGTGATCTGGCTCACCTACTTTGGCTTGAACCGATTCAACCAGAGGGGTGAGGTCGATGCCACGACTGGCTCGCCGGGCGGGCGTTCCGCTCACTGCGGCGCTGCTGTTATCCGCGGCGCTCGCGGGATGCGGCGGCGGCGCCTCGGACGACGGGTCGGTGACGCTCCGGTTCGTCTGGTGGGGCAACGAGGACCGGGCCAAGGTGACCAACCAGGCCGTCGAGGAGTTCCAGCGCCGCAACCCCGGCATCAAGGTCGAGACCGAGTACAGCGGGTACGACGCGTACTTCCAGAAGCTCTCCACCCAGGTCGCGGGCGGCGCGGGGCCCGACCTGCTCCAGCTCGACCGGGCCACCGTCGGCGAGTACGCCGGGCGGGGCGTGCTGGCCGACCTGACCGAGCACGTCGGCGGCCACATCAAGACCGACGACATCCCCGACACCCTCCTCGCGGGCGGCGAGGTCGGCGGCAAGCAGCACGCCATCCCCGCCGGTCAGACCACCCAGATGCTCGTGTTCGACCCCGCCCCGTTCACCGCCGCGGGCGCCACCGTGCCCAGCGCGCCCGGCGAGAAGTGGACCTGGGCCCAGTTCGCCGAGGCCGTGAACAAGGTCGGCGCGGCAGGCTCGGTCGCGGGCACCACCGACTTCGGCTGGGCCGTCGACTGGTTCGAGGTGTGGCTGCACCAGAACGGCGAGGCGCTCTACACCGGTGACGGCAAGCTCGGCTTCGACGCGGCCAAGCTCACCGAGTACTGGACCATGGTCTCCGCGCTGCGGCCCGGCAAGGGCGCCACCGCCCCCGAGGTCACCACCAAGATGGACGGCTCCGTGCAGAACTCCGGCATGGTGACCAAGCAGTCCGCCTCGGAGATCGGCTACGACTCCTCCCTCACCGGCTACTTCACCTCGTACGGGCCGACCGTGCGCACCGCCCCGCTGCCCAGCGACACCGCCGAGTCCGGCATGGCCGCGCTGCCGCCCGTGCTGTTCGGGGTCTCCCAGCGCTCCAAGCACAAGGACGCGGCGGCGAAGCTGCTCGACTTCCTGGTCAACGACCCCGACGCGGGCAAGGTGCTCGGCGCCTCGCGCGGCGTGCCGCCGAACTCCGAGGTGCGCGAGCAGGTCTGCGGCGCGGCCGTCGACGCCACCAAGCTGGTGTGCGACCACGAGAGCGCGCAGGAGGACAAGATCGGCCCCTCGTTCGGCCCGTGGCCCACCGGGTCCGCCGCGGTCAAGCGGGACTTCCAGCGCACCTACGACGACGTCATCTTCAACC includes:
- a CDS encoding type I restriction-modification system subunit M; the encoded protein is MNSSKHTELANHAWSVADLLRGDYKQSDYGKVILPFTVLRRLECVLTPTKDKVLETAERFADREMDPDRFLRKASGHSFYNTSTYTLKAIAGDATHAAKYLNEYLGAFSPNAREVLERYEFAQQVKKLDAADLLYQVLGRFADLDLRPEVVTNHQMGYIFEELIRRFAEQSNETAGEHFTPREVIDLMVKLLIAPDSDVLSVPGAVRTVLDPACGTGGMLSAAEEEITKHNKDATVKVFGQELNPESWAICRSDMMIKGQDPENIKFGNSFSDDSHAHATFDYVLANPPFGVDWKKVQETVEREHKMLGESGRFGAGLPRINDGSLLFLQHMISKMKPVDVDGKGGSRVAIVFNGSPLFTGAADSGESKIRRWILENDWLEGIVALPDQLFYNTGIFTYFWIVSNRKSKGRQGKVVLLDARDYWQKMRKSLGDKRKMINEQQISEITRLYTEALAILDAEKNDQMHDLRNKGRKIKLFRNEDFGYRRITVERPLKLRFKVTEETLFALRAAKPVQKTTDAEMFTAALRPLIGKSWLKKTEAWLDMKDAIVAAGLLWPTGVPFAKVLRDAVGVRDPEGEVQKIKGEPEPDSELRDYENVPLDEDVDEYLRREVLPHAPDAWIDRTKTKIGYEIPFTRHFYEYQPPRPLPEIDAELKSLEAEIKLLLHKVTE
- a CDS encoding N-6 DNA methylase; this encodes MTEEAAVTAAEIARLSGVGRAAVSNWRRRHEDFPQPAGGTDTSPVFKLSEVQAWLQGQGKLNALSGRELVWQHLEAASGTDLISDALAAAGTYLANGSSGKMFDENTRNALDALASEDGAEAAFEQLHDRFVEANWRGVAVTPRELARLMVDLTEPHGTVFDPACGTGALLRAAVRSEPGIRPVGQELDPSLAQVAIARLAFAAGEASVRSGDSLRNDAFPELVADVVVSNPPFNIRNWGAEELAYDRRWVYGVPPKGESELAWVQHCLAHLRPGGHAVVLMPPAVASRRSGRPIRAELLRSGTLRAVVALPPGAAAPLHVGLQIWVLRRPEPGGADRRTVLFIDTAGEQHTHPPEAHRGSTGRTSPRVQAGRQVVGWDTLSATVLGHWRAFSPNPECFTDAPGTTRAIPAIDLLDDLVDVSPARHVRISASTADPIAVAKHANELRDRLTESATTLAASPIPAGWRPVGEESRSWRTATVADLSRGGALTLHRTVPAVRGSKEINLPEEPASRRVLTGRDVATDARASAGADEQRSAIFVLIEPGDVLLSGVAAGRGAAARVADGEDAGCLLGLHVHLFRPAPDRLDPWFLAGFLSAADNVSSASTGTTAVHIDPRRLRVPLLPLIEQRRYGGAFRQMHELRTTARQVAKLATETAGTLAAGLTSGALAPPDVDCP
- a CDS encoding PP2C family protein-serine/threonine phosphatase; its protein translation is MGSRDGGLPTALGDVADLPGWVERLFDGFGIAVVLCDLGGVVRHISSAALGLLPGLVVGRGVPGAREGGFEVVVGVSVVIGRFRELGDGWGAWVLRDVGDERAREVAVRRAGVRADFLARASRQLGLSLNPARTVRAVVELATELGRAATVVLVDGTYAHGERGGSTRIGRWERELLPGVLVDALEGAASGVERHHAGHLGGSGWNPLVDLGGVGEAVTARLSGSELAGPVLVVWVAADDVAPVGDPDGTVLGEFADRAGVALAAARVHAQQVATAAALRESLLPGALPDVAGVDFGAQYRPATGIGALGGDFYEVSPDGRAFVFGDVVGEGARAAVVGGRVRQVLGALRLVGLPPRRALRVVNESLVESGDGRGGVVTAVVGVIEPRGDGGVRVELTGGGHLAPLVLRADGSVRVVDVGGMAVGEVARAVFRSETVELAAGESCVFYSDGITGARGGVGGEEYGVERVRSLLAHCHVMPAPAVAERVALGAQQWISGAGHGDIAVLVVRADPRRTGA
- a CDS encoding cobalamin B12-binding domain-containing protein, which encodes MNGARVELLAALGNADEVAATEVVVRVVESGVPVERVLLELVAGVQVEIGRRWQRNLWSTAQEHAATTVVERIIGVVAGRGSRAGDKGHVVLACLDGEWHAVPPRIVAEVLRLHGWRVEFLGASVPVGRLVAHLHEHGPDAVALSCTLSSSLPRADQVATACLGTGTPVLVGGLGFGVDGRWARALGLDGWAATATAAAELLEQPRWARTAPPAPRRVVDPEHAALRARRGELVDVVLAALAPFAPEAPLEDVGHLVDHLAASLYVDDPELFGSFVDWNADAQAARGVPVEASEAAMNALSWVLRDHPRALQHLGHGLRVLRMAS
- a CDS encoding STAS domain-containing protein → MTSARRTEGLKTSTRQLDGGVVVFEAVGEVDISTADDLREPLVDLAGGIAAGGVLVTDLTGIGFFSSPGIEALLIADKRVRAAGGRLRVVTSPVVRRALVAVGLRQALDMRDALDDALRG
- a CDS encoding ATP-binding protein is translated as MLAEPPNTPGSDPAPGTGAVAALDVAVDCSDLAGMRRGVREALTDLDGLFVQDVELICTELVANACDHAGSPRRLVLLRQDFDGLPEVVVQSHDGSPEAAPRLGVSALGPHRGHGMKMVESLCRDWGVRVDGATKVVWAALRVP